A single Sphingomonas kaistensis DNA region contains:
- the pheT gene encoding phenylalanine--tRNA ligase subunit beta — translation MKFTLSWLRDHLDTDASVQEIADKLTALGLEVEGIDNPAEKLAPFVVAEVLSAERHPQADKLQVLQVDAGNGPMQVVCGAPNARAGMKGVFGPPGAYVPGSDFTLKVAAIRGVESNGMMCSERELELGTGHDGIIELPAEAPVGQSYAAYAGLEDPVFDIAVTPNRPDCFGVRGIARDLAAAGLGTLRERPVRPLAEDGANPVAITIEKGSGCEAFAARLIRGVKNGPSPDWLQARLRAVGLRPISALVDVTNFFSIDQARPLHVYDAALLKGGITVRRGRQERFDALNDKAYEAVADDCVIADDSGVLGLGGVVGGVSTGVTETTTDVLLECAWFDPVAIARTGQRHQVHTDARARFERGVDPLTLEEMTDAATAMIVELCGGAPSQRSMATSSRWSQVTAPRTIALRSERLESLAGLSLPTDEQNRILTALGFQSGPNGWTVPGWRPDIDGEADLVEEVARVAGLDLLPSTPLPRDAGVAKAVALPSQRLERRVRRAAAARGFNEAITWSFISEADAALFGGGAHVLANPISEEMKVMRPSLLPGLARAAARNLSRGATSVRLFELGRRYLADAERPTLSLLMAGDADPRSWQSGKARPFDAYDVKAAALALLGEAGAPVANLQLAQGAGDAFHPGRSATLRLGKAELARFGELHPALAKALDLPAGTQAADLYLDALPAARDKGRARPAFTPPALQPLTRDFAFVVPDGLAAGDLVRTIRGADKTLITDVRVFDRYQPAGGDLSLALEVALQPTDKTLTEADLAALSDKVVAAAAKLGATLRT, via the coding sequence GACAAGCTGACCGCGCTCGGGCTCGAGGTCGAAGGGATCGACAATCCGGCCGAGAAGCTCGCGCCCTTCGTGGTCGCCGAAGTGCTGAGCGCCGAGCGTCATCCGCAAGCCGACAAGTTGCAGGTGCTGCAGGTCGATGCCGGCAACGGCCCGATGCAGGTCGTCTGCGGCGCGCCTAATGCCCGCGCGGGCATGAAAGGCGTATTCGGGCCGCCGGGCGCTTACGTTCCCGGCAGCGATTTCACGCTCAAGGTCGCGGCGATCCGCGGGGTCGAGAGCAATGGCATGATGTGCTCCGAGCGCGAGCTCGAACTGGGCACCGGGCACGACGGGATCATCGAACTGCCGGCCGAAGCGCCGGTCGGGCAGAGCTATGCCGCTTATGCCGGGCTCGAAGACCCGGTGTTCGACATTGCGGTGACGCCCAACCGCCCCGACTGCTTCGGCGTCCGCGGCATCGCCCGCGACCTCGCTGCAGCCGGCCTCGGCACCCTGCGCGAACGCCCGGTGCGCCCGCTGGCGGAAGACGGCGCCAATCCAGTCGCGATCACCATCGAGAAAGGCAGTGGCTGCGAAGCCTTTGCCGCGCGCCTGATCCGCGGCGTCAAGAACGGCCCCTCGCCCGACTGGTTGCAGGCCCGCCTCCGCGCCGTCGGCCTGCGTCCGATCTCGGCACTGGTCGATGTCACCAATTTCTTCTCGATCGACCAGGCTCGCCCGCTTCACGTCTATGACGCGGCGTTGCTGAAGGGCGGAATCACGGTCCGTCGCGGCAGGCAGGAGCGCTTCGATGCGCTCAACGACAAGGCGTACGAAGCGGTCGCCGACGATTGCGTCATCGCCGACGACAGCGGCGTGCTCGGCCTCGGCGGGGTGGTCGGCGGGGTGTCGACCGGGGTCACCGAAACGACCACCGACGTCCTGCTCGAATGCGCGTGGTTCGATCCTGTCGCCATCGCCCGCACCGGGCAGCGCCACCAGGTCCACACTGACGCCCGCGCCCGCTTCGAGCGCGGGGTCGATCCGCTGACGCTCGAAGAGATGACCGACGCCGCGACGGCGATGATCGTCGAACTGTGCGGTGGAGCGCCGAGCCAGCGCAGCATGGCGACCTCTTCCCGGTGGAGCCAGGTCACCGCACCGCGCACGATCGCCCTGCGTTCGGAGCGGCTTGAAAGCCTCGCCGGCCTCAGCCTGCCGACCGACGAGCAGAACCGCATCCTGACCGCGCTTGGCTTCCAGAGCGGGCCGAACGGCTGGACCGTCCCCGGCTGGCGCCCGGACATCGATGGCGAGGCCGACCTGGTCGAGGAAGTCGCCCGGGTCGCCGGGCTCGACCTCCTGCCCTCGACCCCTTTGCCGCGCGACGCCGGTGTCGCCAAGGCGGTCGCCCTGCCCTCCCAGCGCCTCGAGCGCCGGGTCCGCCGTGCCGCCGCCGCACGCGGCTTCAACGAAGCGATCACCTGGAGCTTTATCTCGGAGGCCGATGCCGCCCTGTTCGGCGGCGGGGCGCACGTCCTCGCAAACCCGATCAGCGAGGAGATGAAGGTCATGCGCCCCTCGCTCCTCCCCGGCCTCGCCCGCGCGGCCGCCCGCAACCTGTCGCGCGGCGCCACCAGTGTCCGCTTGTTCGAACTCGGCCGCCGCTATCTTGCCGACGCCGAACGCCCGACCCTGTCGCTGCTGATGGCCGGCGACGCTGACCCGCGTTCATGGCAGTCGGGCAAGGCGCGCCCGTTCGATGCCTATGACGTCAAGGCGGCAGCCCTCGCCCTCCTCGGCGAAGCGGGCGCGCCGGTCGCCAACCTCCAGCTCGCGCAGGGCGCTGGCGACGCCTTCCACCCCGGCCGCTCGGCGACGCTGCGGCTGGGCAAGGCCGAACTGGCGCGCTTCGGCGAACTGCATCCTGCGCTCGCCAAGGCCCTCGACCTGCCCGCCGGCACGCAGGCCGCCGACCTTTATCTCGACGCGCTACCGGCGGCCCGAGACAAGGGCCGCGCTCGCCCCGCCTTCACTCCGCCTGCGTTGCAGCCGCTGACTCGCGATTTCGCGTTCGTGGTGCCCGATGGTCTTGCCGCCGGCGACCTGGTCCGCACCATCCGCGGGGCCGACAAGACGCTGATCACCGACGTCCGCGTGTTCGACCGCTATCAACCGGCGGGCGGCGACCTCAGTCTCGCGCTCGAAGTCGCGCTGCAACCGACCGACAAGACGCTGACCGAGGCCGATCTCGCGGCGCTATCGGACAAGGTCGTCGCAGCCGCAGCGAAACTCGGGGCGACGCTCCGGACCTAG
- a CDS encoding lysophospholipid acyltransferase family protein yields MALIRSILYFLIFYPGTILYCVATLIAARFGSGPVRKVIRGWASFHHILVTRLLGIRFEMEGEIPDGPYLVAFKHQAMVETIETLLRVKTPVVVMKQEYVNTPLLGPTMKSFGVIGVDREAGASALREMMQRGKQAIAEGRPVVIFPEGTRVPVGETPELRPGFAGLYRALGLPVVPVAHDSGKVWPKGLVKYPGVIRFKVGETIPAGLKRAEIEERVHCAINALEA; encoded by the coding sequence ATGGCCCTGATCCGTTCGATCCTGTATTTCCTGATCTTCTATCCCGGCACGATCCTTTATTGTGTCGCGACCCTGATTGCCGCGCGGTTCGGCAGCGGCCCGGTGCGCAAGGTAATCCGCGGCTGGGCGTCGTTTCACCATATCCTGGTCACCCGCCTGCTCGGCATCCGGTTCGAGATGGAAGGCGAGATTCCTGACGGCCCGTATCTCGTTGCCTTCAAACATCAGGCGATGGTGGAGACGATCGAGACGCTACTGCGGGTAAAGACGCCGGTGGTGGTGATGAAGCAGGAATATGTGAACACCCCGCTGCTCGGGCCGACGATGAAGAGCTTCGGTGTGATTGGCGTCGATCGCGAAGCTGGCGCCAGTGCGCTTCGCGAGATGATGCAGCGGGGGAAACAAGCCATCGCGGAAGGCCGCCCGGTGGTGATCTTCCCCGAAGGCACCCGCGTACCGGTTGGCGAGACGCCCGAGCTTCGTCCCGGCTTCGCGGGGCTGTATCGCGCGCTTGGCTTGCCTGTGGTGCCGGTGGCGCATGACAGCGGCAAGGTCTGGCCCAAGGGGCTGGTCAAATACCCCGGCGTGATCCGCTTCAAGGTCGGCGAGACCATTCCCGCCGGCCTCAAGCGCGCCGAGATCGAGGAACGGGTCCACTGCGCGATCAACGCGCTCGAAGCCTAG
- a CDS encoding YdcF family protein translates to MILRLTAFLALLYALGFALFSVTLAKPAEATRTEAVVVLTGGKGRIERGMAIMKRGEAKRMLISGADPSVTREDLARRLGRGTLKTLRCCVDLGSEAVDTRSNAEEARRWMIKRGYRSLRLVTSDYHMRRAAYEFASDLPDTTIIEDAVQTRPSLLLLFKEYNFYLVRRAAFWLDM, encoded by the coding sequence ATGATCCTTCGCCTGACGGCCTTTCTCGCGCTCCTCTACGCGCTCGGCTTCGCGCTATTCAGCGTGACCTTGGCCAAGCCGGCCGAGGCGACGCGGACCGAAGCGGTGGTGGTGCTGACCGGCGGCAAGGGCCGGATCGAGCGCGGCATGGCGATCATGAAGCGCGGCGAGGCCAAGCGGATGCTGATCTCGGGCGCCGATCCCAGCGTCACGCGAGAAGATCTGGCGCGGCGACTAGGCCGGGGCACGCTCAAGACCTTGCGCTGCTGCGTCGATCTGGGCTCGGAAGCGGTCGATACCCGCAGCAATGCCGAAGAAGCGCGGCGATGGATGATCAAGCGGGGTTATCGCTCTCTGCGGCTGGTCACCAGCGACTATCACATGCGCCGAGCGGCCTATGAGTTTGCGAGCGATCTGCCGGACACGACGATCATCGAGGACGCGGTGCAGACCCGGCCGAGCCTGCTGCTTCTGTTCAAGGAATATAATTTCTATCTGGTGCGCCGGGCGGCGTTCTGGCTGGACATGTAG
- the ftsE gene encoding cell division ATP-binding protein FtsE — translation MAALVEFDGVGLRYGTGAEVLAGLDLRLAPGGFYFLTGPSGAGKTSLLKLLYLAQRPTRGRLRLFGEDVGEAPREALPAFRRRIGVVFQDFRLVRHLSAFDNVALPLRIAGYYDREIEGPVREMLAWVGLADRASARPPTLSGGEQQRVAIARAVIARPELLVADEPTGNVDAAMADRLIHLFEALNRLGTTVVVATHDLSLIGAVKGARMMRLENGQLSDPTGELRNPPTRSPEENQP, via the coding sequence CTGGCCGCACTGGTCGAGTTCGACGGCGTGGGCTTGCGATATGGGACCGGCGCGGAGGTGCTGGCCGGCCTCGATCTGCGCCTTGCGCCGGGCGGCTTCTATTTCCTCACCGGTCCGTCCGGCGCCGGCAAGACGTCACTTCTGAAGCTTCTCTATCTTGCCCAGCGCCCGACCCGCGGGCGGCTGCGGCTGTTCGGCGAGGATGTCGGCGAAGCGCCTCGCGAAGCGCTTCCGGCGTTTCGGCGCCGGATCGGCGTGGTGTTTCAGGATTTCCGCCTGGTCCGGCATCTGTCGGCCTTCGACAATGTCGCGCTGCCGCTGCGGATCGCCGGCTATTACGACCGTGAGATCGAAGGCCCGGTGCGCGAGATGCTGGCTTGGGTCGGCCTCGCCGACCGGGCGAGTGCGCGACCGCCGACCCTGTCGGGCGGGGAGCAGCAGCGTGTCGCGATCGCCCGCGCGGTGATCGCCCGGCCCGAACTGCTGGTCGCGGACGAGCCGACCGGCAACGTCGATGCTGCCATGGCCGATCGCCTGATCCACCTTTTCGAGGCCTTGAATCGTCTCGGCACCACCGTGGTGGTCGCGACCCACGACCTGTCGCTGATCGGCGCGGTCAAGGGCGCGCGCATGATGCGGCTCGAGAATGGGCAGCTGTCCGACCCTACCGGCGAACTGCGCAATCCGCCGACCCGGTCGCCCGAGGAAAACCAGCCATGA
- a CDS encoding MJ0042-type zinc finger domain-containing protein yields MILTCPSCGTRYVVKDGAIPPAGRTVRCAQCKHSWHQDPDPSAEREIESQLDAGQSAAASDPTPFPFGDDRGAEWESRSGDTAPPSNDASVSDANDDLHTDRTETPSASMLGEPETAASMPQEVAAAPEPYPETAVPVDADLSQQTERESPAEDVRSSHPMRAGRTEADDVYSPFATEAEDGEPRRKWPMVLGILLVVIAALAAAIYFLAPTELKGRLGLAQSTSDELMVQIQQNGRTQLASGNQLFEVSGVVRNETDKTVPVPPLNARLRSLEQKVVYSWTIAISPQQLAPGASASFNSANLDVPSDAACLELYFDKDKKFDRCKPITSAGA; encoded by the coding sequence ATGATCCTGACCTGCCCATCGTGCGGGACGCGCTACGTGGTCAAGGACGGTGCGATCCCGCCCGCCGGCCGCACGGTTCGTTGCGCCCAGTGCAAGCATAGCTGGCACCAGGATCCCGATCCCAGCGCCGAAAGAGAGATCGAAAGCCAGCTCGATGCCGGCCAAAGCGCCGCCGCGAGCGACCCCACGCCTTTCCCATTCGGCGACGATCGCGGTGCGGAATGGGAAAGCCGTTCAGGCGATACGGCGCCGCCGTCCAACGACGCTTCGGTCAGCGATGCCAACGACGACCTGCATACCGACCGCACGGAAACGCCCTCCGCCAGCATGCTCGGCGAGCCCGAAACCGCGGCCTCCATGCCGCAAGAAGTCGCCGCGGCGCCCGAGCCTTATCCCGAGACAGCGGTGCCGGTGGATGCCGACCTGTCCCAGCAGACTGAGCGAGAATCTCCGGCCGAAGACGTCCGATCCTCGCACCCGATGCGAGCCGGACGGACGGAGGCCGACGACGTCTACAGCCCCTTCGCCACCGAAGCCGAGGATGGCGAACCGCGCCGCAAATGGCCGATGGTGCTCGGCATCCTGCTGGTCGTGATCGCCGCGTTGGCCGCCGCCATCTATTTCCTTGCTCCGACCGAACTGAAGGGTCGCCTCGGCTTGGCACAGTCCACTTCGGATGAACTGATGGTGCAGATCCAGCAGAATGGCCGCACCCAGCTCGCCAGCGGCAACCAGTTGTTCGAGGTCAGCGGCGTCGTCCGCAACGAAACCGACAAGACCGTGCCTGTCCCGCCGCTCAACGCCCGCCTGCGCAGCCTGGAACAGAAGGTGGTCTACAGCTGGACCATCGCCATTTCGCCTCAGCAATTGGCGCCTGGTGCAAGTGCCAGCTTCAACAGCGCCAATCTCGACGTGCCGAGCGATGCCGCCTGTCTCGAGCTGTATTTCGACAAGGACAAGAAGTTCGATCGCTGCAAGCCGATCACCTCGGCCGGCGCCTGA
- a CDS encoding carboxypeptidase regulatory-like domain-containing protein codes for MLSGWLRLPLTLLAAAGIGMAAPASAPPSGPAWSADPDSQYLLDLQIRQRALGDGVRAYPVPEGTCVILGDLVTALDLPIKIDLSARKAQGWAFKEANRLVIDRAVGKVAFGATGQETIAPGAIRDAPDGWCVETATLSRWLGLTIESRTDASLLLLESKDKLPVELAAERRERAARLTRASLPMTALPRVTLPYRMWRTPSVDVMMDAGVTYSAGSGAKIDHRASILAAGEALQMSYEARVSVSRGGLPNGLRFRAYRSDPDAGLLGPLKATHLAVGDVEGIGSPIAGTTATGRGAMITNRPLFQSVAFDRTQFSGELPPGWDAELYRNGELVAFSGDAPDGQYRFADVALGFGDNRFEILTYGPQGQVKRRVEIVNVGQGAVPPGETHYWAGVVDPGRDLIERHRGGAPPNPEAGWRAAASVEHGLDKRTSVAALVQTLAVDDRRVTYVEGTVRRSIGPAVTEFGAARDSAGGVALRGQALAKIGATNLAWSSFWSRDFAARPSGLSAVSEHRFSVDAPLKLGGDTVMPLHGDLRLASRKDCGRTLEANARTSIMLSRFNLATLLRYREERAPGGLGNRKQVEAGLIGSGRIGPVRLRGATEFEIAPASKLRRAEVSAYWRGSGSTDWEGAVAYEAQDRLVRGRVAHIRRFDAFAVAGTLEAASNGSVAAGLNLSFSLDRGSNGWRASRQSLAATGSVRAQLFRDTNGNGRRDDGEKLEEGAILTAGTRPADQPSGKDGWASVAGLDNFRPVAIGVDTSSLSDPNLVPAIAAQVVVPRPGVSAEVMIPLSGGGAIEGSLVKDGGSAFEGLDLELVDERGNVVAIARSDYDGFFLFERVAPGRYLLRLSEASRTAAKAQSASLKSSVELQPEQAVLRLGPVVVKATAQIAAVNHEVVSGDFAVLKR; via the coding sequence ATGCTTAGTGGCTGGCTCCGGCTGCCCCTGACCCTGCTGGCCGCAGCAGGGATCGGCATGGCTGCGCCCGCGTCAGCACCGCCGTCCGGGCCGGCGTGGAGCGCCGATCCCGACAGCCAGTATCTCCTCGACCTCCAGATCCGCCAGCGCGCGCTGGGCGATGGGGTGCGCGCTTATCCGGTGCCTGAAGGCACCTGCGTCATCCTCGGCGACCTCGTCACCGCGCTCGACCTGCCGATCAAGATCGACCTGTCCGCGCGCAAGGCGCAGGGCTGGGCGTTCAAGGAAGCCAACCGCCTTGTCATCGACCGCGCAGTCGGCAAGGTCGCCTTCGGCGCGACCGGACAAGAGACGATCGCGCCCGGCGCCATTCGCGATGCGCCCGACGGCTGGTGCGTCGAAACCGCCACCCTGTCGCGCTGGCTCGGCCTGACGATCGAATCGCGCACCGATGCGTCGCTGCTCCTGCTCGAGAGCAAGGACAAGCTTCCGGTCGAGCTTGCCGCCGAACGGCGCGAGCGCGCCGCGCGCCTCACTCGTGCCAGCCTGCCGATGACCGCGCTGCCGCGCGTCACCCTGCCCTACCGGATGTGGCGCACGCCGAGCGTCGACGTCATGATGGACGCGGGCGTCACCTATTCCGCCGGAAGCGGTGCCAAGATCGACCATCGCGCCAGCATCCTCGCCGCGGGCGAGGCGCTGCAGATGAGCTACGAGGCGCGGGTATCGGTCAGCCGTGGCGGGTTGCCGAACGGCCTCCGTTTCCGCGCCTATCGCTCGGATCCCGACGCCGGGCTCCTCGGGCCGCTCAAGGCGACGCATCTCGCGGTGGGAGATGTCGAGGGCATCGGAAGCCCGATTGCCGGCACCACCGCGACCGGCCGCGGGGCGATGATCACCAATCGCCCCTTGTTTCAATCGGTCGCCTTCGACCGGACCCAGTTCAGCGGCGAGCTTCCGCCCGGGTGGGACGCCGAACTGTATCGCAACGGCGAGCTCGTCGCTTTTTCGGGCGACGCACCCGACGGCCAGTATCGCTTTGCCGACGTCGCACTCGGCTTCGGCGACAATCGCTTCGAAATTCTCACCTATGGCCCGCAAGGCCAGGTAAAGCGACGGGTCGAGATCGTCAACGTGGGCCAGGGCGCGGTGCCGCCCGGCGAAACCCATTATTGGGCGGGCGTGGTCGATCCGGGACGCGACTTGATCGAACGGCATCGCGGCGGTGCGCCGCCCAACCCCGAAGCTGGCTGGCGCGCCGCAGCAAGCGTCGAACATGGTCTGGACAAGCGCACCTCGGTGGCGGCGCTGGTCCAGACCTTGGCCGTTGACGATCGCCGCGTCACCTATGTCGAAGGCACGGTGCGTCGCTCGATCGGTCCGGCGGTGACCGAATTCGGTGCTGCGCGCGACAGCGCCGGCGGCGTCGCGCTGCGTGGTCAGGCGCTGGCCAAGATCGGCGCCACCAATCTTGCCTGGAGCAGCTTCTGGAGCCGCGACTTCGCCGCCCGCCCGAGCGGGCTGTCGGCCGTTAGCGAGCATCGCTTCAGCGTGGACGCGCCGTTGAAACTGGGCGGCGACACCGTGATGCCCCTGCATGGCGATCTCCGCCTTGCCTCGCGCAAGGATTGCGGACGCACGCTGGAGGCCAATGCGCGGACCAGCATCATGCTCAGCCGCTTCAATCTCGCAACCTTGCTTCGCTATCGCGAGGAACGGGCGCCCGGCGGGCTCGGCAATCGCAAGCAAGTCGAAGCAGGCCTGATCGGCAGCGGCCGGATCGGCCCGGTGCGCCTGCGCGGCGCCACCGAATTCGAGATCGCTCCCGCCAGCAAGCTGCGGCGGGCCGAAGTGTCGGCTTATTGGCGCGGCAGCGGATCGACCGACTGGGAAGGCGCGGTCGCCTATGAAGCGCAGGACCGCCTGGTGCGCGGGCGGGTGGCGCATATCCGCCGCTTCGACGCCTTTGCCGTTGCCGGAACGCTTGAGGCGGCGAGCAACGGCTCGGTCGCAGCCGGGCTCAACCTCAGTTTTTCGCTCGACCGCGGAAGCAACGGGTGGCGCGCCAGTCGGCAGTCGCTGGCCGCGACCGGCAGCGTGCGTGCGCAACTGTTCCGCGACACCAATGGCAATGGTCGCCGCGACGACGGCGAGAAACTGGAGGAAGGTGCGATCCTGACGGCCGGGACCCGCCCTGCCGACCAACCCAGCGGCAAGGACGGCTGGGCTTCGGTCGCCGGGCTGGACAATTTCCGGCCGGTCGCGATCGGCGTCGACACCAGTTCGCTCAGCGATCCCAACCTCGTCCCCGCGATCGCGGCGCAGGTGGTCGTTCCGCGTCCGGGCGTGTCGGCCGAGGTGATGATCCCCTTGTCGGGCGGCGGCGCGATCGAGGGCAGCCTCGTCAAGGACGGCGGCAGTGCGTTCGAAGGGCTCGACCTCGAGCTGGTCGACGAGCGCGGCAATGTCGTCGCTATTGCGCGCAGCGATTACGATGGCTTCTTCCTGTTCGAGCGCGTGGCGCCGGGCCGCTACCTGCTGCGCCTCAGCGAGGCCAGCCGAACCGCGGCCAAGGCACAAAGCGCCTCGCTCAAATCATCGGTAGAGCTTCAGCCCGAGCAGGCGGTGCTTCGTCTCGGGCCGGTGGTGGTCAAGGCCACGGCGCAGATCGCGGCCGTTAACCACGAAGTCGTCTCAGGCGACTTCGCCGTACTCAAGCGGTAG
- a CDS encoding molecular chaperone codes for MVAIVPPWGSSIHAMSLITRLAFRSALVAPLVALATPVSAGVGDLLVAPTRIILNGGRGTEVILNNIGDDTATYRISVEVKRMRADGSFEDVAAPNAREATARDMIVYAPRRVVLPPRQPQTIRIAARAPAGLADGEYRVHLLFRAVPAAQPPVATPADFKGIGFALTPVYGVTIPVIVRLGNLSAKAGIANVGKIMLEGKPAIAMELSRTGSRSTYGEVRVLKAGMKEPLAIQRGIAVYTEVDSRTVTVPVTAELAAQATGPVTVQYVELSDGAPPAVLAETTAVLR; via the coding sequence ATGGTGGCAATCGTGCCGCCGTGGGGGAGCTCGATCCACGCCATGTCACTGATTACCCGTCTCGCCTTTCGCTCCGCACTGGTCGCGCCGCTGGTTGCGCTGGCCACTCCGGTTTCGGCCGGCGTCGGCGACCTGCTGGTCGCGCCGACGCGGATCATCCTGAACGGCGGCCGAGGAACCGAGGTCATTCTCAACAACATCGGCGACGACACCGCCACCTACCGCATCAGCGTCGAGGTGAAGCGGATGCGCGCCGACGGCTCGTTCGAGGACGTGGCCGCGCCCAATGCCCGCGAAGCAACCGCCCGCGACATGATCGTCTATGCGCCGCGCCGCGTGGTCCTGCCGCCGCGCCAGCCGCAGACCATCCGAATCGCCGCCCGCGCCCCCGCCGGGCTCGCCGACGGCGAATATCGCGTCCACCTGCTGTTCCGTGCCGTCCCGGCCGCCCAGCCGCCGGTCGCAACCCCGGCCGATTTCAAGGGCATCGGCTTTGCCCTGACCCCGGTTTACGGTGTCACCATCCCGGTCATCGTCCGCCTCGGCAATCTGTCCGCCAAGGCAGGCATCGCCAACGTCGGCAAGATCATGCTCGAAGGAAAGCCGGCAATCGCGATGGAGCTGAGCCGGACCGGCTCGCGCTCCACTTATGGCGAGGTCCGGGTGCTGAAGGCCGGAATGAAGGAACCGCTGGCCATCCAGCGCGGCATCGCCGTCTACACCGAAGTCGATTCCCGCACGGTCACCGTGCCGGTTACCGCGGAACTCGCCGCGCAGGCGACCGGGCCGGTGACGGTGCAATATGTCGAACTGTCGGACGGCGCGCCGCCCGCCGTACTCGCAGAAACCACCGCGGTCCTGCGCTAA
- a CDS encoding DUF4402 domain-containing protein, with translation MKKMILAATALVAVAAATPAAAQNAVSASPRALAGARLIKPLQLTALRNLNFGTIVMGTITGDQTVSINGAGVVSCGVAGEGLTCTGTPTSAGYRVAGTQGQVVTISSAAASFPLAGSNGGTLSFTPSFPTSLTLGNSGAPGNDFNVGGSVVINNSTVDGVYSGQIDIQVAYQ, from the coding sequence ATGAAGAAGATGATCCTTGCCGCGACCGCGCTGGTCGCCGTTGCCGCCGCCACCCCGGCTGCGGCCCAGAATGCGGTTTCGGCCAGCCCGCGCGCTCTTGCCGGCGCGCGTCTGATCAAGCCGCTCCAGCTGACCGCGCTGCGCAACCTCAACTTCGGCACGATCGTCATGGGCACGATCACCGGCGACCAGACCGTCAGCATCAACGGTGCGGGCGTGGTGAGCTGCGGTGTTGCCGGCGAAGGCCTGACCTGCACCGGCACCCCGACCTCGGCCGGGTATCGCGTTGCCGGCACCCAGGGCCAGGTCGTCACCATCTCGTCGGCCGCGGCGAGCTTCCCGCTGGCCGGCTCGAACGGTGGCACGCTTTCCTTCACCCCGAGCTTCCCGACCTCGTTGACGCTTGGTAACTCGGGCGCCCCGGGCAACGACTTCAACGTCGGCGGTTCGGTGGTCATCAACAACAGCACGGTCGATGGCGTCTATTCGGGTCAGATCGATATCCAGGTTGCGTATCAGTAA
- a CDS encoding PspC domain-containing protein, which yields MNRRFVLNRTDAKLMGVGAGLADMTGTDPLVIRLAIVLAVLVTGPVAAILYVAAGILAPNG from the coding sequence ATGAACCGCCGCTTCGTTCTCAATCGCACCGACGCCAAGCTGATGGGTGTCGGCGCCGGGCTTGCCGACATGACCGGCACCGACCCGCTGGTGATCAGGCTGGCCATCGTTCTCGCGGTGCTCGTCACCGGCCCGGTCGCAGCCATCCTCTACGTCGCAGCGGGCATTCTCGCGCCGAACGGCTGA